In Oryzias latipes chromosome 19, ASM223467v1, the genomic stretch AcctcccccccctcctcccccctcatcTTCCACATCCTCCTCTCCGGCTTCATCAGGATCTCCGCATCACTTCTCCAGCGGAAATTTGAGTTGCACCATGGCGGCTCAGAGTCAGGCAGAAATAGATCACCCCCACCATCCGTACTCCCCTCCGCCTCCTTACCCTTCCTCCAGCTGCCCGGAGGTGTACCACCAGGACCCCTCGGCGTTTTTGTCCACCTCCACCTGCCCCATCAGCTCCTACCCATCGACCCCCTACCCGTCACCCAAGCAGCCCAGCAGCTTAGACGCCCAGGGGCTGTTCCCCATCATCCCCGATTACACGGGCTTCTTCCAGCCGACGTGTCAGCGGGACATGCACACAGCGGGCATCCAGGACCGGAAACCTTTCGTCCCGTGTCCTCTCGATACTTTTCGAGTCCCCCCTCCTCTGACTCCGCTCAACACTATTAGGAACTTTACGCTTGGAGGTCCGGGAGCGGGCGGCTCAGACGCAGGGCAGCAGAGGCTTCCTTCTGCCTACAGTCCACAGAACCTGCCCTTAAGGCCCATTCTGCGACCCAGGAAATATCCGAACCGACCCAGCAAGACCCCCATCCACGAGCGTCCGTACCCCTGTCCGGCGGAAGGCTGCGACCGGCGCTTCTCCCGCTCCGACGAACTGACTAGACACATCCGCATCCACACGGGGCACAAGCCCTTCCAGTGCCGGATCTGCATGCGCAACTTCAGCCGGAGCGACCACCTCACCACGCACATCCGCACGCACACGGGGGAGAAGCCGTTCGCCTGCGACTTCTGCGGCCGCAAGTTCGCTCGGAGCGACGAGAGAAAGAGACACACTAAAATCCACCTGAGGCAGAAGGAGAGGAAGTCCTCCGCCgtgtcctcctcctcatcctcctccagcagcagctccGCGCTGGAGCGTTCTTCGGGCGTCATCAGCGCCACCAACGGGCTCTGTTCCTAGGTTTCCACAGAAACCTGGCAGCACACTAACCCTGAAAGGGACGGGACCAGTGAGATAATCGCCCAGACTGTTCAG encodes the following:
- the egr2 gene encoding E3 SUMO-protein ligase EGR2, coding for MTAKTLEKVNPVNLGGFVHPTGESVYSVDDIATGLPTSVAIFPNADLGGHYDQLNVAADSLMDMCTEKRSMDLSSYSTGFSQPPSHRNQTFTYMGKFSIDSPYPANWSPDGVINIVSGIFNMTQPPPPPPPPPSSSTSSSPASSGSPHHFSSGNLSCTMAAQSQAEIDHPHHPYSPPPPYPSSSCPEVYHQDPSAFLSTSTCPISSYPSTPYPSPKQPSSLDAQGLFPIIPDYTGFFQPTCQRDMHTAGIQDRKPFVPCPLDTFRVPPPLTPLNTIRNFTLGGPGAGGSDAGQQRLPSAYSPQNLPLRPILRPRKYPNRPSKTPIHERPYPCPAEGCDRRFSRSDELTRHIRIHTGHKPFQCRICMRNFSRSDHLTTHIRTHTGEKPFACDFCGRKFARSDERKRHTKIHLRQKERKSSAVSSSSSSSSSSSALERSSGVISATNGLCS